A genomic stretch from Coffea arabica cultivar ET-39 chromosome 10c, Coffea Arabica ET-39 HiFi, whole genome shotgun sequence includes:
- the LOC113714417 gene encoding protein kri1 has product MGLKLFDSDSSGEDDEKLNRIEINQEFARRYEHNKKREDLQRLEELKKKGVIDSESDSEESSSEEEEEEENANLSKKKDLEFFDALIRVRNKDPILKDKEAKLFQSELDSENEEDDDNDNDGNGNSGSEEKGNKLKKDGKRKEKKKPMYLKDVASKQLIEEGPEFDDDDDEEKDNVDKKVVKSYAEEQEELRKAFLQAVEDAEAEQGDDGEEFLIEKRKRDGEDEENEEDVGFGEKLDEYFGGDEKLDEDMMFLKDYFRNRMWVGNGDHKKGVGDEEGVSEDEEEIERQEDYEREYNFRFEENAGDRVMGHSRVVEGSVRKKTNARKVQRERKEERMAQAEFERREELKHLKNVKKKEMMEKLRKLREAAGIGDDGAWLLDEDDLEEEFNPDEYDKKMKEAFDDGYYKADDVDPEFGSDHGEDNNEFEKPDFAKEDELLGLPEGWDGIRNACNGFLSTREKILQLKAESGDNHEQSDEEDVRPEDGKRKKKRKRHASEVEKALRDEFLEEYYKLDYEDTIGDLKTKFHYRQVPPNRYGLNPEEILIMDNKELNQYVPIKKLAPYREKEWKVPRIKAYQQRQRIKEVKANVSTVPKNHKLLSDSRNVNSAVSSAESEKPWPAESNGDTSKLSRRSKRRHRQAELKLSHSRLMAYGKIPSKTKSKRKSCVQDVA; this is encoded by the coding sequence ATGGGGTTGAAATTATTCGACAGCGACAGCTCCGGCGAGGACGATGAGAAGCTAAACAGAATCGAAATCAACCAGGAGTTCGCCCGGCGTTATGAGCATAATAAGAAGCGGGAGGATTTGCAGCGACTCGAGGAGCTCAAGAAGAAAGGGGTCATTGATTCGGAGTCAGATTCCGAAGAGTCTTCATCtgaagaagaggaggaggaggagaatgCTAACCTGAGTAAGAAAAAAGATTTAGAATTTTTTGATGCTTTAATTCGAGTTAGAAATAAAGACCCTATTTTGAAAGATAAAGAAGCTAAATTATTTCAATCTGAATTGGATTCTGAAAATGAGGAAGatgatgataatgataatgatggAAATGGAAATAGTGGAAGTGAAGAAAAGGGAAATAAGTTGAAAAAAGATGGTAAaaggaaggagaaaaagaagcCAATGTATTTGAAAGATGTGGCGTCGAAGCAGTTGATTGAGGAGGGGCCGGagtttgatgatgatgatgatgaggaaaaGGATAATGTGGATAAGAAGGTGGTCAAGAGCTATGCGGAGGAGCAAGAGGAGCTGAGGAAGGCGTTTTTGCAGGCAGTGGAGGACGCAGAGGCTGAGCAGGGGGATGATGGAGAAGAGTTTTTGATTGAGAAGAGGAAAAGGGATGGTGAAGACGAGGAGAATGAGGAGGATGTTGGGTTTGGAGAGAAGTTGGACGAGTATTTTGGTGGGGATGAGAAGTTGGATGAGGATATGATGTTTTTGAAGGATTATTTTAGGAATAGAATGTGGGTTGGGAATGGTGATCATAAGAAGGGGGTGGGTGATGAGGAGGGTGTTTCAGAGGATGAAGAGGAGATTGAGAGGCAAGAGGACTATGAGAGGGAGTATAATTTTAGGTTCGAGGAAAATGCAGGGGATAGGGTGATGGGTCATTCGAGAGTAGTGGAGGGGTCAGTGAGAAAAAAGACGAATGCAAGGAAGGTGCAAAGAGAGAGGAAGGAGGAGAGGATGGCACAGGCAGAGTTTGAGAGGAGAGAGGAGTTGAAGCACCTGAAGAATGTGAAGAAGAAGGAGATGATGGAGAAGCTTAGGAAGTTAAGGGAGGCTGCTGGTATTGGGGACGATGGGGCTTGGTTGTTGGATGAGGATGACTTGGAGGAGGAATTTAATCCGGATGAGTATGATAAAAAGATGAAAGAAGCATTTGATGATGGCTATTATAAAGCAGATGATGTTGACCCTGAGTTTGGAAGTGATCATGGTGAAGATAATAATGAGTTTGAAAAGCCAGATTTTGCTAAAGAAGATGAGTTGCTTGGACTTCCCGAAGGTTGGGATGGTATAAGAAATGCCTGCAATGGCTTCTTATCTACCAGGGAAAAAATTTTACAGCTCAAGGCAGAAAGTGGAGACAATCATGAACaaagtgatgaagaagatgtaAGGCCTGAAGATGGAAAGCGGAAGAAAAAACGGAAGCGTCATGCCTCTGAGGTGGAAAAGGCATTGAGAGATGAGTTTTTGGAGGAGTATTATAAGTTGGACTATGAAGACACAATAGGTGATTTGAAGACTAAATTCCATTATAGACAGGTTCCTCCCAATAGATATGGACTTAATCCGGAGGAAATTCTTATAATGGATAATAAGGAGCTGAATCAGTACGTTCCTATTAAGAAGCTGGCTCCATACCGTGAAAAGGAATGGAAGGTTCCTCGAATTAAGGCATATCAGCAGAGGCAGAGGATCAAGGAAGTTAAAGCAAATGTATCAACTGTACCAAAAAATCATAAGTTGTTGAGTGACAGTAGAAACGTAAATTCTGCGGTGAGTTCTGCTGAGAGTGAGAAACCATGGCCTGCAGAATCCAATGGCGATACAAGCAAACTGTCACGTCGTAGTAAGAGAAGGCATCGTCAAGCTGAGCTGAAATTGTCTCACTCAAGGCTTATGGCATATGGGAAAATCCCCTCAAAAACAAAGAGTAAAAGGAAGTCCTGCGTGCAGGATGTAGCTTAG
- the LOC113714418 gene encoding uncharacterized protein yields the protein MFNFVCNCRTLAYARNCSIDAISSLIRAHKQELHFLQTHQPFSSSSIVKTSEKRSTVVSYLINSCGLSPERAISASKYVNFKAPENADSVVAFFKKHHFTDAQISTLIYGRPQILSANPDKTILPKLEFLQSVGFSSFDIPKLVCVSPRILHRSLRNRLIPVYNFLKNLLHSSEDVVVAVKQYPEVLQLDIENTVAPNIQILRDIGVGKSHILFCLKCAPRVLGSSPARFKEIVERVKKMGFNPQRQSFVQGVNVIGRTASSTWKRKVEVYKKCGWTEEEVLVAFRKFPRCMLASESKILGAMDFLVREMGFNPSIFANRPHLISVSLRKTLIPRCSVVQVLLSKGLVDKNFSLQLLLECPENQFLERFIIPHKEGAPELLNLYQEKLKIPN from the coding sequence ATGTTTAATTTTGTATGCAATTGTAGAACATTGGCTTATGCAAGAAATTGCTCAATTGATGCCATTTCGAGTTTAATACGAGCCCATAAACAAGAACTGCATTTTCTTCAAACCCACCAGCCATTTTCATCATCTTCCATCGTAAAAACTTCAGAAAAGCGGTCAACAGTAGTATCTTACTTGATTAACTCATGTGGGCTGTCTCCAGAAAGAGCCATTTCGGCCTCAAAATATGTTAACTTCAAAGCCCCAGAAAATGCAGACTCAGTAGTTGCGTTTTTCAAGAAGCATCATTTTACTGATGCTCAAATCTCAACTCTTATTTATGGCCGCCCACAAATTCTCTCAGCCAACCCTGACAAGACCATTTTGCCCAAGTTGGAATTTTTGCAATCTGTTGGGTTCTCAAGCTTTGACATTCCCAAGTTGGTATGTGTATCGCCGAGAATACTTCATAGAAGCTTGAGAAACCGTCTAATCCCAGTTTATAATTTCCTCAAAAACCTGCTCCATTCCAGTGAAGATGTTGTGGTTGCTGTTAAGCAATACCCAGAGGTTCTACAGCTTGACATAGAGAATACTGTGGCACCTAATATTCAGATTCTGCGAGACATTGGTGTGGGCAAATCTCATATTCTGTTTTGTTTAAAATGTGCACCGCGTGTATTAGGCAGTAGTCCTGCCAGATTCAAGGAAATTGTAGAGAGAGTTAAGAAAATGGGTTTTAATCCTCAAAGACAAAGCTTTGTTCAGGGAGTTAATGTGATAGGGAGAACAGCTTCTTCAACTTGGAAACGCAAGGTTGAGGTCTATAAGAAATGTGGTTGGACTGAGGAAGAGGTGCTGGTAGCTTTCAGGAAGTTTCCGCGTTGTATGTTGGCATCAGAAAGTAAGATCTTAGGAGCAATGGACTTTTTGGTACGAGAAATGGGATTCAATCCTTCAATTTTTGCAAATAGGCCACATCTCATTTCTGTCAGCTTGAGGAAGACACTTATTCCCAGGTGTTCAGTTGTTCAAGTTTTGCTCTCAAAAGGTTTGGTAGACAAGAACTTTAGCCTGCAACTGTTGCTGGAATGCCCGGAAAATCAATTTCTTGAGAGGTTTATCATACCCCACAAAGAGGGAGCTCCTGAGCTGTTGAACTTATATCaggaaaaactgaaaattccaaATTGA